DNA from Synechococcus elongatus PCC 6301:
CACTTTCTCCAAACGGAGTTGGGTGGTGACGCGATCGGGCGATCGCCAGTCGGGATACCGAGTTTCGGCGATTCCGCTCCAGGTTCCCAGCAAGTCTTGAACGGTCAACGGAGCTTGTTGGAACGCATCAATGCCAGGTAGTGCCTCCCGAATCAGGGTTAGCCCCTGTAGCTGGCGATCGCGGTACTGCCAGACCAAGCGGCGGCGCTGTTGATCGGCGAGCAAGCCCTGCTCTGCGCCAAACTCCCCAAACGGGGCAAGCTGCATGCCACCTTGGGAAAAAGCCCCGTCGTCAAAGCCAAGGTAAGCGCGACTGACACTCGTGAAGGGAATCTCAACCCGGCGATCGGGTTGCTGCTGATAGTCAACAACGATTTTGGCCTGTTGGCGATCAGCACTAGCGCTGAGAGTCACGACCGTCG
Protein-coding regions in this window:
- a CDS encoding DUF3598 family protein, translated to MKSVWNCLLENVGEWRGSFTSLNLQGEILSEQPTVVTLSASADRQQAKIVVDYQQQPDRRVEIPFTSVSRAYLGFDDGAFSQGGMQLAPFGEFGAEQGLLADQQRRRLVWQYRDRQLQGLTLIREALPGIDAFQQAPLTVQDLLGTWSGIAETRYPDWRSPDRVTTQLRLEKVGNQLQSQLDWGDRTIESLAPIQGSQLVFVGKQQAVTIWLLPGGVSCACPTELALRSPFQLELGWLVSRDRRLRLIRSFDASGAWTSVTLITEQRLSDSSQVRV